One stretch of Janibacter limosus DNA includes these proteins:
- a CDS encoding D-2-hydroxyacid dehydrogenase, with the protein MPRQSVVVVLHDGDLPSEQAMAPVLERAHEVRYATAAELPEAIVGADVLFAYDFFSTAIPDAWPAADSLEWLHVASTGVDAILSPEVRESDVVLTNSRGVFDEAIAEYVLGQVVSIAKGLPRSWELQQAHRWVHRESERVAGSRVLVVGTGQIGRAIARLLRAVGMEVSASGRRARTGDPDFGTVTAQGDLHHALAGADWVVCIAPLTDATRGMFDAAAFRAMPDHARFINVGRGESVVTDDLVTALQEGAIAGAALDVLDTEPLPTDHPLWDLPDVVITPHSSGDFVGWREELVRLFADNFTRWVDEEPLRHVVDTSLGYVPTDGSPA; encoded by the coding sequence ATGCCCAGGCAGTCCGTGGTCGTGGTGCTCCACGACGGAGATCTCCCGAGCGAGCAGGCGATGGCGCCGGTCCTCGAGCGGGCGCACGAGGTGCGCTACGCGACAGCAGCCGAGCTGCCCGAGGCGATCGTCGGCGCCGATGTGCTCTTCGCCTACGACTTCTTCTCCACCGCGATCCCTGACGCGTGGCCTGCGGCAGACTCCCTCGAGTGGCTCCACGTGGCCTCCACGGGTGTCGACGCGATCCTCTCCCCGGAGGTGCGCGAGAGCGATGTCGTCCTCACCAACTCGCGTGGCGTCTTCGACGAGGCGATCGCGGAGTACGTCCTCGGGCAGGTCGTGAGCATCGCCAAGGGGCTGCCGCGCTCGTGGGAGCTGCAGCAAGCCCACCGCTGGGTGCACCGCGAGTCCGAGCGGGTCGCCGGCTCGCGCGTGCTCGTCGTCGGTACCGGTCAGATCGGTCGCGCGATCGCCCGACTCCTGCGCGCCGTCGGCATGGAGGTCTCCGCCTCCGGTCGCCGCGCCCGCACCGGCGACCCGGACTTCGGCACGGTGACCGCCCAGGGGGACCTGCACCACGCGCTCGCCGGAGCCGACTGGGTCGTCTGCATCGCCCCGCTGACGGACGCCACACGAGGGATGTTCGACGCCGCAGCCTTCCGCGCCATGCCCGATCACGCCCGCTTCATCAACGTGGGCCGGGGCGAGTCTGTCGTCACCGACGACCTGGTGACCGCGCTGCAGGAGGGTGCCATCGCCGGCGCTGCCCTCGACGTGCTCGACACCGAGCCGCTGCCGACCGACCACCCCCTGTGGGACCTGCCCGATGTCGTCATCACCCCGCACAGCTCGGGGGACTTCGTGGGGTGGCGCGAGGAGCTCGTGCGGCTCTTCGCCGACAACTTCACCCGGTGGGTCGACGAGGAGCCGTTGCGCCACGTCGTCGACACCTCACTGGGATATGTACCGACCGACGGGAGCCCTGCATGA
- a CDS encoding maleate cis-trans isomerase family protein translates to MELTGVEFDGPLAQRGIGVIAPFDLALERELWRWAPLEVSFHLARTPFEPVPVSLEMAQRVSDIGALQAATRELLGVDPEVVAYLCSSGSFIHGRDGEVALGDAMRAAGAPDAVTSSGALAEAVTSLGLRRISVITPYDRPLTDRLVEFLGELDVEVVTAQHLGLGGGIWRVNYRTVAELVCAADDPASEALFVSCTNLPTYDIIDPLERDLGKPVLTANQLTVWACLARMGLPMMGPGSWPGEVFG, encoded by the coding sequence GTGGAGCTCACCGGCGTCGAGTTCGACGGGCCGCTGGCCCAACGCGGCATCGGGGTCATCGCCCCCTTCGACCTGGCGCTGGAGCGAGAGCTGTGGCGCTGGGCCCCGCTGGAGGTCAGCTTCCACCTGGCGCGCACCCCCTTCGAGCCGGTGCCGGTCAGCCTCGAGATGGCGCAGCGGGTCTCCGACATCGGCGCGCTGCAGGCCGCGACCCGCGAGCTGCTCGGTGTGGACCCCGAGGTCGTGGCCTACCTGTGCAGCTCGGGCAGCTTCATCCACGGCCGCGACGGCGAGGTGGCGCTCGGTGATGCGATGCGGGCGGCAGGCGCACCAGATGCGGTCACGTCGTCGGGTGCGCTGGCGGAGGCCGTCACGTCGCTGGGGTTGCGCCGGATCTCGGTGATCACGCCCTACGACCGGCCGCTGACCGACCGGCTCGTGGAGTTCCTCGGTGAGCTCGACGTCGAGGTCGTCACCGCGCAGCACCTGGGTCTCGGGGGCGGCATCTGGCGAGTCAATTACCGCACCGTGGCCGAGCTCGTCTGTGCCGCAGACGATCCCGCGAGCGAGGCGCTCTTCGTCTCCTGCACCAACCTGCCGACCTACGACATCATCGACCCGCTCGAGCGCGACCTCGGCAAGCCGGTGCTCACGGCCAACCAGCTCACGGTCTGGGCCTGCCTCGCGCGCATGGGCCTGCCGATGATGGGGCCGGGCAGCTGGCCGGGAGAGGTGTTCGGCTGA
- a CDS encoding GntR family transcriptional regulator → MPVSDLTPHPRRSTVEHIADELRSAVMTGRLEPGEQLGEADLAAHFEVSRGPLREAMQRLVSEGILHAITNRGVFVSELTLEDVRDVYRTRSVIERGALEAVLDEGHREATADELDDVVRRMRRAAAKGDGPAVSDADQHFHEVLVEASGSPRLIRAMRTLLVETRMCLGELRTTYTDLETQVDEHEALRRTILEATPAKAKAALQAHLDDAVERLVAKRT, encoded by the coding sequence ATGCCCGTCAGTGACCTGACCCCCCACCCGCGTCGCTCGACGGTCGAGCACATCGCCGACGAGCTGCGCAGCGCCGTGATGACCGGGCGCCTCGAGCCGGGCGAGCAGCTCGGCGAGGCCGACCTGGCCGCGCACTTCGAGGTCTCGCGGGGGCCGCTGCGCGAGGCCATGCAACGGCTGGTCTCCGAGGGGATCCTGCACGCCATCACCAACCGTGGCGTCTTCGTCAGCGAGCTGACCCTGGAGGACGTGCGCGACGTCTACCGCACCCGCTCGGTCATCGAGCGTGGCGCGCTCGAGGCCGTCCTCGACGAAGGGCACCGGGAGGCGACCGCCGACGAGCTCGACGACGTGGTCCGCCGGATGCGACGGGCGGCGGCGAAGGGGGACGGTCCCGCGGTCTCCGACGCGGACCAGCACTTCCACGAGGTGCTCGTCGAGGCATCCGGCAGCCCGCGACTCATCCGCGCGATGCGCACCCTCCTCGTCGAGACCCGGATGTGCCTGGGCGAGCTGCGCACGACCTACACGGACCTCGAGACGCAGGTCGACGAGCATGAGGCCCTGCGGCGCACGATCCTCGAGGCGACCCCCGCCAAGGCCAAGGCGGCCCTGCAGGCCCACCTCGACGATGCCGTCGAGCGGCTCGTGGCCAAGCGCACCTGA
- a CDS encoding maleate cis-trans isomerase family protein: MSGAKGVTAGIIYPDHAAEDEYPWAADLLGVHLPVTHVYGTDLHAVPELLDLGRPDRLAAGAAALAEHDPQSVMWACTSGSFVYGPEGARQQIDQLASAAGVPASSTSAAFVDALSHLGLTRVAVAASYPEDVARLFVEYLAAAGIEVVGMSSAGIDTAAEVGALTPEEVIDLAVTHDRPEAQTLLVPDTAMRTLGVIPDLEARLGKPVLTANQVTIWQALRLAGSRPTSSVLGTLFAQRQDHARQ, from the coding sequence ATGAGCGGGGCGAAGGGAGTCACCGCCGGGATCATCTACCCGGACCACGCCGCCGAGGACGAGTACCCCTGGGCCGCAGACCTGCTCGGCGTGCACCTGCCGGTGACGCACGTGTACGGCACTGACCTGCATGCGGTGCCCGAGCTGCTCGACCTCGGCCGTCCCGACCGGCTGGCAGCCGGTGCGGCGGCGCTCGCCGAGCACGACCCCCAGTCGGTCATGTGGGCGTGCACGTCGGGCAGCTTCGTCTACGGGCCCGAGGGCGCGCGGCAGCAGATCGACCAGCTCGCCTCTGCCGCAGGCGTGCCCGCGTCGAGCACGAGCGCGGCCTTTGTCGACGCTCTGTCCCACCTCGGTCTGACGCGCGTGGCCGTGGCGGCGAGCTATCCCGAGGACGTCGCTCGGCTCTTCGTCGAGTACCTGGCCGCCGCGGGCATCGAGGTCGTCGGGATGTCCAGTGCGGGCATCGACACCGCCGCCGAGGTCGGCGCCCTCACCCCCGAGGAGGTCATCGACCTCGCCGTCACCCACGACCGTCCCGAGGCGCAGACGCTCCTCGTCCCGGACACCGCCATGCGTACCCTCGGCGTCATCCCCGACCTGGAGGCCCGCCTGGGCAAGCCGGTGCTCACGGCCAACCAGGTGACGATCTGGCAGGCGCTGCGGCTGGCCGGGTCGCGGCCCACCTCGTCCGTGCTCGGCACCCTCTTCGCGCAAAGGCAGGACCATGCCCGTCAGTGA